A section of the Eublepharis macularius isolate TG4126 chromosome 1, MPM_Emac_v1.0, whole genome shotgun sequence genome encodes:
- the LOC129338630 gene encoding intelectin-1-like, with protein MKEWRNTSLLRYRTETGFLAAEGGNLLRLYQKYPVKFGIGGCPANNGPAVPVVYDVGNAQKTAEYYSPYGWAEFEPGFIQFRVFNNERAAMALCAGVKVTGCNTEHHCIGGGGYFPEGNPRQCGDFTGFEGRGYGTHGAWSASKEITESVVLLFYR; from the exons ATGAAAGAATGGCGGAACACCTCCCTTCTGAGATACCGCACCGAAACTGGGTTCTTGGCTGCAGAAGGAGGTAACCTTCTCCGGCTTTACCAG AAATATCCTGTGAAATTTGGAATTGGTGGTTGCCCAGCTAACAATGGCCCAGCGGTGCCTGTTGTCTACGATGTGGGCAATGCCCAGAAGACGGCTGAGTATTACTCTCCATATGGGTGGG CTGAATTCGAACCTGGCTTCATTCAGTTCCGAGTGTTCAATAATGAGAGAGCAGCCATGGCTCTCTGTGCTGGGGTTAAAGTCACCGGATGCAACACAGAACAT CACTGTATTGGCGGAGGAGGATATTTCCCAGAAGGAAATCCTCGGCAGTGTGGGGACTTCACGGGATTTGAGGGGCGTGGCTACGGGACACATGGTGCCTGGAGCGCTTCTAAAGAGATAACTGAATCTGTTGTACTGCTCTTTTACCGTTGA